A window of the Petrotoga sp. 9PWA.NaAc.5.4 genome harbors these coding sequences:
- a CDS encoding glycosyltransferase family 4 protein → MNIGLMHFRIGETDGVSLEMAKWKKVLKDMKHKVYLIAGDMGTSAGFKIPFIAYTDKRNNILKEKSFVNLGDWDENKYRAELDDYIEDVYNQLYELMPLDLIIVNNMFSLAHNPAAAVALYRFCKDNSIKMIGHHHDFYWERDFYKNPTNDYIKSILENFFPPVDITHVVINSLAQEELKKVKGLDSCIIPNVFDFDQPLWKIDSYNIKIYEKLEISPNDLIFLQATRIVRRKAIELAIDTVAEIKNALKDYIGMVTYKGKKITEETKIFLILPGLSEESDYVNVLNEYANQKGVELKFASSICDDIRHEEEEIFSLWDFYAISDFITYPSILEGFGNQFLEAIFSKTPILIFEYPVFKKDIAPLGFEVVTLGGKAEYEKGMYRVNQEEVKKAKDQILDILFDSKKVYEITQKNFELGKKYFSYQTLEKKLKELLYQQNS, encoded by the coding sequence GTGAACATTGGACTTATGCACTTTAGAATAGGGGAAACAGATGGAGTTTCTTTGGAAATGGCAAAATGGAAAAAAGTTTTGAAAGATATGAAACATAAAGTATATTTGATAGCTGGAGACATGGGAACTTCAGCAGGGTTCAAAATACCATTCATCGCTTATACTGATAAAAGGAATAATATTTTAAAAGAAAAGTCTTTTGTTAATTTAGGCGATTGGGATGAAAACAAGTATAGAGCAGAGTTAGATGATTACATTGAAGATGTTTATAATCAGTTATATGAATTAATGCCTTTAGATTTAATTATTGTTAACAATATGTTTTCATTGGCTCATAATCCTGCTGCCGCTGTGGCACTTTATAGATTTTGCAAGGACAATTCTATAAAGATGATAGGTCATCATCATGATTTTTATTGGGAAAGAGATTTTTATAAAAATCCAACGAACGATTATATTAAAAGTATATTAGAAAATTTTTTCCCACCCGTAGATATTACTCATGTAGTAATTAATTCTTTGGCACAAGAAGAACTAAAAAAAGTTAAAGGTTTAGACAGTTGTATCATTCCAAACGTTTTTGATTTTGATCAACCACTATGGAAAATTGATAGTTATAATATAAAAATTTATGAAAAACTGGAAATTTCTCCTAATGATTTAATATTTTTACAAGCTACCAGAATCGTAAGAAGAAAAGCTATAGAACTTGCTATTGATACTGTAGCTGAAATAAAAAATGCTTTAAAAGATTATATAGGTATGGTAACTTACAAAGGCAAAAAGATAACTGAAGAAACAAAGATATTTTTGATATTGCCAGGTTTGTCTGAGGAATCTGATTATGTTAATGTACTAAATGAATACGCAAACCAAAAAGGTGTGGAACTAAAATTTGCTTCCTCTATATGCGATGACATTAGACATGAAGAAGAAGAGATATTTTCTTTATGGGACTTTTATGCAATTTCTGATTTTATAACATATCCAAGTATTCTTGAAGGCTTTGGAAATCAATTTTTGGAAGCTATATTTTCTAAAACGCCGATTTTAATCTTTGAGTACCCTGTTTTCAAAAAAGACATCGCACCTTTAGGATTTGAAGTAGTCACACTTGGAGGTAAGGCAGAATATGAAAAAGGCATGTATAGAGTAAATCAAGAAGAAGTTAAAAAAGCAAAAGATCAAATCTTAGATATATTATTTGATTCAAAAAAAGTGTATGAAATAACTCAAAAAAACTTTGAATTAGGGAAAAAATATTTTTCTTATCAAACCTTAGAAAAAAAATTAAAAGAGTTACTTTACCAACAAAATTCTTAA
- a CDS encoding dihydroorotate dehydrogenase: protein MDINICGIKFKNPIVIASGPGGNGKELSNYINLSRLGGFTTKTITYKPKIGNPPPRIINIENGVINSIGLENPGFEEFLKNDLPFLEQFDTNIIASIGGYNSNEFCYMIKALENTKIKINELNLSCPNVDKGGSVILNDVEETKKIIKETRNATHKPLFVKLGIEGNLEELAKICVENGADGLTLINAPKGTKISLKDRNMDLKRGYGGISGPVIKPLGLASVYRVKKLFPKIPIIGMGGVVSKTDVLEYLAVGATLVGIGYGVMLDPQLPMHIIEGLDESST, encoded by the coding sequence ATGGATATAAACATATGTGGTATAAAATTTAAAAATCCAATAGTGATAGCATCAGGTCCAGGCGGGAATGGAAAAGAACTTAGTAATTATATAAATCTTTCAAGATTAGGTGGTTTTACAACAAAGACGATTACTTATAAGCCTAAAATTGGTAATCCACCTCCACGTATAATAAATATAGAAAATGGGGTGATAAATTCTATAGGATTGGAAAACCCAGGCTTTGAAGAATTTTTGAAAAATGATCTACCTTTTTTAGAACAGTTCGATACCAACATAATTGCAAGCATTGGAGGATATAATTCTAATGAATTTTGTTATATGATAAAAGCGTTGGAAAATACTAAAATAAAGATTAACGAATTGAATCTTTCTTGTCCTAATGTGGATAAAGGAGGAAGTGTGATATTAAATGACGTAGAAGAAACTAAAAAGATTATAAAAGAGACTCGTAACGCTACTCATAAGCCTCTATTTGTAAAATTAGGAATAGAAGGAAACCTCGAAGAACTTGCCAAAATATGTGTTGAAAATGGGGCAGATGGTTTAACTTTGATAAATGCTCCCAAAGGAACAAAGATTAGCCTTAAAGATAGAAATATGGATTTAAAACGTGGATATGGGGGTATTAGTGGTCCAGTAATCAAACCTTTAGGGCTTGCCAGTGTTTATAGAGTAAAAAAATTGTTTCCAAAAATTCCAATAATAGGAATGGGAGGTGTTGTCAGCAAAACTGACGTCCTTGAATATTTAGCTGTAGGAGCAACCTTAGTAGGAATAGGTTATGGAGTTATGCTGGATCCACAACTTCCTATGCACATCATTGAAGGATTAGATGAAAGTTCAACATAG
- a CDS encoding dihydroorotase, protein MKTLIKNANVVSHSTNGIKNIVIEDKIISKIAEDEIEEKFDKIIDTGGKTLIPGIIDMHVHLREPGFEHREDLESGLKAALHGGITLVGVMPNTEPAIDNPFLVEYLKLKSEKLNLAKLLPIGSVTKNREGKELTDMLAMGEKGVIAFSDDGNPVEDSCIMLKALQLSKKIGLPIINHCEVKELSRNGHVREGYYSKHYGIEGIPDIAESVMVARDIELAKYCKTHVHIAHLSTKASVDLIRKTKKEGVMVTSEVTHNHLLFTDKDLSDYSTNKKVNPPLPTQKDQLELLKGLQEGVIDIIVTDHAPYSKKEKQVEFQSAPYGISGVETLLSSLILLSQKYDINFIDLIKKVTYYPAKIFGIENVGDIKEGYFADLVILDTEKFWVVDELSLLSKGKNTPFLGERLPGVVEKTFVEGEIKYDIG, encoded by the coding sequence ATGAAAACTCTTATAAAAAATGCAAACGTTGTCTCTCATTCAACCAATGGAATCAAAAATATTGTAATTGAAGATAAGATTATTTCTAAAATAGCAGAAGATGAAATAGAAGAAAAATTTGACAAAATAATCGATACAGGTGGTAAAACTTTGATTCCAGGAATAATTGATATGCACGTACATCTTCGAGAACCAGGATTTGAACATAGAGAAGATCTTGAAAGTGGTTTAAAAGCAGCTTTACATGGTGGAATAACTCTTGTGGGAGTTATGCCTAATACGGAACCAGCTATAGACAATCCATTCCTTGTAGAATATTTGAAATTAAAATCGGAAAAGTTGAATTTAGCAAAACTTCTTCCAATTGGAAGTGTAACAAAAAATCGTGAAGGAAAAGAATTAACAGATATGTTAGCAATGGGTGAGAAAGGAGTAATAGCCTTTAGCGATGATGGAAATCCTGTCGAAGATTCTTGCATAATGTTAAAAGCTTTACAACTTTCAAAAAAGATTGGTTTACCTATAATAAATCACTGCGAAGTAAAAGAATTATCAAGAAATGGGCATGTTAGAGAAGGTTATTATTCAAAACATTATGGTATAGAAGGTATTCCTGATATCGCAGAATCTGTAATGGTCGCAAGAGATATAGAACTGGCAAAATATTGTAAAACTCATGTTCATATTGCCCATCTTTCTACAAAGGCTTCTGTTGATTTAATAAGAAAAACAAAAAAAGAAGGAGTAATGGTTACTTCAGAAGTAACACACAATCACTTACTTTTCACTGATAAAGATCTTTCAGATTATTCTACCAATAAAAAGGTTAATCCCCCTTTACCTACCCAGAAAGATCAATTAGAACTTTTAAAAGGATTACAAGAAGGAGTTATAGACATTATAGTGACTGACCACGCACCTTATTCCAAAAAGGAAAAGCAAGTAGAATTTCAAAGTGCCCCTTATGGGATCTCAGGAGTCGAAACCTTATTATCTTCTTTAATATTATTATCTCAAAAATATGATATTAACTTTATTGATTTGATAAAAAAGGTTACTTATTATCCTGCAAAGATATTTGGCATTGAAAATGTTGGGGACATTAAAGAAGGATATTTTGCGGATTTAGTAATATTAGATACTGAAAAATTCTGGGTAGTTGATGAACTTTCTCTTTTATCCAAAGGCAAAAATACTCCTTTTTTAGGGGAAAGATTACCAGGGGTTGTCGAAAAAACCTTTGTGGAGGGAGAAATAAAATATGATATTGGCTAA
- a CDS encoding macro domain-containing protein, producing MNKIIKKIKINGVLIDIIEGDITQEEVDAIVNAANSELMHGGGVAGVIAKKGGPQVQKESNDYVRKFGSVETGNVAVTSGGNLKCKYIIHAVGPIWKGGNKNEEKLLYSAVYNSLKKAEELKLNSIALPAISAGIYGYPIEKAVLIYKKAVFDFVNNNPKFLKDIRFVIYDKSFLTYFVNEFGQL from the coding sequence ATGAATAAAATAATTAAAAAAATTAAAATAAATGGTGTATTGATTGATATAATTGAAGGAGACATAACACAAGAAGAGGTTGATGCAATCGTTAATGCTGCAAATTCAGAACTTATGCATGGTGGTGGTGTTGCAGGTGTAATAGCAAAAAAAGGTGGGCCACAGGTTCAAAAGGAGTCAAATGATTACGTAAGAAAATTTGGAAGTGTGGAAACTGGAAACGTAGCTGTTACTTCGGGGGGTAATTTAAAATGTAAATATATAATTCATGCTGTTGGTCCAATATGGAAAGGTGGAAACAAAAATGAAGAAAAGTTACTGTACAGTGCAGTTTATAATTCTTTAAAAAAAGCCGAAGAGCTGAAATTAAATTCAATAGCGTTGCCTGCTATAAGTGCGGGCATATATGGTTATCCCATCGAAAAAGCTGTTCTTATTTACAAAAAAGCAGTTTTTGATTTTGTTAATAATAATCCTAAGTTTCTTAAAGATATTCGTTTTGTTATCTATGACAAAAGTTTCCTAACTTACTTTGTTAATGAGTTCGGTCAATTATGA
- a CDS encoding ABC transporter substrate-binding protein — translation MRKLLAVFLVVLMSALIFTQSITYWHTQVETDRQQRIRALAQIFQAQTGIKVNLVPIEENEILEQIPRAVQAGTLPDVIEGGISPILLLGSQGFMDTKLNAKIIEDFGDVYTGVSRLMQAPDGGYYGVPLSAWVQGIWYKTNLFEEKNLGAPISWYNILTAAKTLHDPQNRFYGLVLPKRADAYTEQVFTQVALSNGARPIDTEGNILFNTPEMIQAFAFYKELGKYSRPGFTGVPEALNAYLNNEAAMVFYSTYIMDDIAVEEVQKRTVQNFDPKLVENTGFANMMMNIRPSSFGEVIGIGILDTSKNKDAAEQWVKFLMSGSNYIYFLHMAPGGMNPTRSSIAEMDEFMDNPVLERYGKEQITTIISALETVERFEFVEGQIIDEMAILSGNFVIGRAINQMFANDWTPEQTAQWAQKEAERVLGR, via the coding sequence GTGAGGAAACTGTTAGCTGTGTTTTTAGTAGTTTTAATGAGTGCTTTGATTTTCACTCAATCGATTACTTACTGGCACACGCAAGTAGAAACAGATAGACAACAAAGAATAAGAGCGTTGGCACAAATTTTTCAAGCTCAAACAGGAATAAAAGTGAATTTAGTTCCAATTGAAGAAAACGAGATTTTGGAACAGATTCCAAGGGCAGTTCAAGCTGGTACTTTGCCAGATGTTATAGAAGGAGGAATTTCTCCAATTTTATTGTTAGGAAGCCAAGGTTTTATGGACACTAAATTGAACGCTAAAATAATCGAAGATTTTGGGGATGTATACACCGGAGTTTCAAGATTAATGCAAGCCCCAGATGGTGGTTATTATGGGGTCCCTTTAAGTGCATGGGTTCAAGGAATTTGGTACAAAACTAATTTATTTGAAGAGAAAAATTTAGGAGCACCAATTTCATGGTACAACATTTTGACCGCTGCAAAAACCTTGCATGACCCACAAAATAGATTTTATGGTTTGGTTCTTCCCAAAAGAGCGGATGCTTATACAGAACAAGTCTTTACACAGGTTGCACTTTCTAATGGTGCAAGACCTATAGACACAGAAGGAAATATCCTTTTTAATACCCCAGAAATGATACAAGCATTCGCATTTTATAAAGAATTGGGTAAATATTCACGTCCAGGTTTTACCGGCGTTCCAGAAGCTCTGAATGCTTATCTTAATAATGAAGCAGCTATGGTTTTTTATTCAACTTACATAATGGATGATATTGCAGTAGAAGAAGTACAAAAGAGAACTGTACAAAATTTTGATCCTAAACTTGTTGAAAACACAGGATTTGCAAACATGATGATGAATATAAGGCCATCTTCATTTGGTGAAGTTATTGGAATAGGCATATTAGACACTTCAAAAAATAAAGATGCAGCTGAACAATGGGTAAAATTCCTTATGAGTGGAAGTAATTATATTTATTTCTTGCATATGGCACCAGGAGGGATGAATCCAACAAGAAGTTCAATAGCTGAAATGGATGAATTTATGGATAATCCTGTATTAGAAAGATACGGAAAAGAACAAATCACTACCATTATTTCCGCTTTGGAAACCGTTGAAAGATTTGAATTCGTGGAAGGTCAAATTATCGACGAAATGGCTATTTTGTCAGGTAATTTTGTAATAGGAAGAGCAATAAATCAAATGTTTGCTAATGATTGGACACCTGAACAAACTGCACAATGGGCTCAAAAAGAGGCAGAAAGAGTTTTAGGTAGATAA
- a CDS encoding glycosyltransferase produces MFFKEDILNELPKKAKIVVGIPSYNNSSTISFVAKTAAEGIREYYNSDGIIINSDGGSKDGTKEAFMKTDTRNIPKVAFDYIGLAGKGSAMLSIIEIARHLNAEALVFLDSDLKSVRPWWIERLTGPIIKKLSDYVTPYYRRHKYDGTITNQVCYPLTTALYGQEVRQPIGGDFGIGKELFDSFLIEAEKIAKTDVARFGIDIWLTTKYLVLSKKPLYQAALGAKIHDPKDPGSDLAPMFTQVVGTLFDLTLENAGKWKRINSITQAPIYGEIPEVTPEVVNINVDNLKNQLIDGLNDEITKNLAGKHLDNILKERKVSLEEWVDILYNALIKYSSSKDKTLIKSLVPLYFGRVADFAEITIDMNEKDAEDFIRNQVKVFLDKKETLTEKL; encoded by the coding sequence ATGTTCTTTAAAGAAGATATTTTAAATGAATTACCTAAAAAAGCTAAGATAGTTGTTGGTATTCCAAGTTACAATAATTCAAGTACAATATCTTTTGTCGCAAAAACTGCTGCAGAAGGTATAAGAGAATATTATAATTCAGATGGAATAATAATAAATTCTGATGGTGGTTCTAAAGATGGAACAAAAGAAGCTTTTATGAAAACCGACACCAGAAATATCCCTAAGGTTGCTTTTGATTATATAGGACTTGCTGGTAAAGGAAGTGCAATGCTTTCAATCATAGAAATTGCAAGACATTTGAACGCAGAAGCTTTAGTGTTTTTAGACTCAGATTTAAAAAGCGTGAGACCTTGGTGGATAGAAAGATTAACAGGTCCTATAATTAAAAAACTCTCGGATTATGTTACTCCTTATTATAGAAGACATAAGTACGATGGAACTATAACTAATCAAGTTTGTTATCCTTTAACTACAGCCTTATACGGACAAGAAGTAAGACAACCTATCGGAGGAGACTTTGGTATTGGCAAGGAACTTTTTGATTCTTTTTTAATTGAGGCAGAAAAAATAGCTAAAACCGACGTAGCGAGATTCGGAATAGACATTTGGCTAACAACCAAATACTTGGTGCTTTCTAAGAAACCCTTATATCAAGCCGCTCTTGGAGCTAAGATTCATGATCCAAAGGATCCAGGTTCAGACCTTGCCCCTATGTTTACTCAAGTTGTCGGAACGTTATTTGATCTTACTTTGGAAAATGCTGGTAAGTGGAAAAGAATAAATTCTATTACTCAAGCTCCTATTTATGGAGAAATACCCGAAGTAACCCCTGAAGTAGTAAATATAAATGTTGATAACTTAAAAAATCAATTGATCGATGGTTTGAACGATGAAATCACGAAAAACCTCGCAGGTAAACATTTAGATAACATCTTAAAAGAAAGAAAGGTGTCGCTTGAAGAATGGGTTGACATTTTGTATAATGCACTGATCAAGTATTCGTCTTCAAAAGATAAAACGTTGATAAAATCTCTTGTCCCATTATATTTTGGAAGAGTAGCGGACTTTGCAGAAATTACTATAGACATGAACGAAAAAGATGCTGAAGATTTTATAAGAAACCAGGTTAAAGTATTTTTAGATAAAAAAGAAACACTCACTGAAAAATTGTAA
- a CDS encoding FAD-binding oxidoreductase produces the protein MILAKITEKRLIKDYFILELKLDEPLHSQPGQFIMIKVKDDVNLPKPFSIMNEEGNFITLFIKIVGQFSLNLSKLKSGDEVLLRGPYGIPFLNKIEKNDKYFLLGGGCGSAPLIYFYKKYPQLVKDYVFAFKEKYVETLFSDLTLYVDEKVGKTPLEYLSENISQIRECDFLVCGSKNLIKNFFEFFPMLKTKSYVSLEENMGCGAGLCKGCPVQTNQGIKMICKDGPIFKADEVNLEWI, from the coding sequence ATGATATTGGCTAAGATAACTGAAAAAAGGTTAATTAAAGATTATTTTATTTTGGAATTAAAATTAGACGAACCTTTACATTCGCAGCCTGGACAATTTATAATGATCAAGGTAAAAGATGATGTCAACTTGCCCAAACCTTTTTCTATAATGAATGAAGAAGGAAATTTTATTACTTTATTTATAAAAATTGTAGGACAATTTTCTTTAAATCTTTCTAAACTTAAATCTGGGGATGAAGTATTACTTAGAGGACCATACGGAATACCTTTTTTGAATAAAATCGAAAAAAATGATAAATATTTTTTATTAGGTGGTGGTTGCGGTTCTGCACCATTGATATATTTTTATAAAAAATATCCACAACTGGTTAAGGATTATGTTTTTGCTTTTAAAGAAAAATATGTAGAAACACTCTTTTCTGATTTAACTCTTTACGTAGACGAAAAGGTTGGAAAAACTCCTTTAGAATATTTATCTGAAAACATATCTCAAATACGAGAATGTGATTTTTTAGTCTGTGGTAGTAAAAACCTTATAAAAAATTTTTTTGAATTTTTCCCTATGCTTAAAACAAAATCTTACGTTTCTTTAGAAGAGAATATGGGATGTGGAGCTGGATTATGCAAGGGTTGCCCAGTCCAAACCAATCAAGGAATAAAGATGATTTGTAAAGATGGACCTATATTTAAGGCCGATGAGGTGAACTTAGAATGGATATAA
- a CDS encoding carbohydrate ABC transporter permease, producing MENKFKDLSPLKKKEAYFGWKLISPAVILIGLFILYPVIYNIYLSFFEVSISPNQPNKFVGFANYTRILSDATFWNSFGTTLLFVLITVAGSILVGLGVALLMNKKFPGRSIVRALILFPYVAPVISTVFAWQYVLMPVNGPLTLLLSNLGIMDAGKDLINDPNNALIVVSIYSIWKNFPFIYLMILSRLQSIPEDYYEAADIDGANGWKKFRHITLPELYYVLGSLVLLRGIWNFYKFEEVYLLSKEAKTLPIYLYERAFVGIPELGVAAAISTVLFIVMMVLITIYVRRVLKW from the coding sequence ATGGAAAATAAATTTAAAGATTTATCTCCTTTAAAAAAGAAAGAAGCCTATTTTGGTTGGAAGCTTATATCTCCAGCAGTAATATTAATAGGGTTGTTCATCTTATATCCTGTTATATACAATATATATCTCAGTTTTTTTGAGGTTTCAATATCTCCAAACCAACCAAATAAATTTGTTGGATTTGCTAATTATACCAGGATATTAAGTGATGCTACTTTTTGGAATTCATTTGGTACAACACTATTATTTGTTTTAATAACAGTAGCAGGAAGTATTTTGGTTGGTTTAGGAGTCGCACTTTTGATGAATAAGAAATTCCCTGGTAGAAGTATCGTAAGGGCACTTATTTTATTTCCTTATGTTGCTCCGGTTATTTCAACAGTTTTTGCTTGGCAATATGTTTTGATGCCTGTAAACGGGCCACTTACTTTATTGTTAAGTAATTTAGGAATAATGGATGCCGGTAAAGATTTGATCAACGATCCCAACAATGCTTTGATAGTTGTTTCTATATACAGTATTTGGAAAAACTTTCCTTTCATTTATCTTATGATTTTATCAAGACTACAATCGATACCTGAAGATTATTACGAAGCAGCAGATATCGATGGAGCAAACGGCTGGAAAAAATTTAGGCATATTACTTTACCTGAACTTTACTACGTATTAGGCTCTTTAGTTCTTTTAAGAGGTATTTGGAATTTTTATAAGTTTGAAGAAGTTTATCTTTTATCAAAAGAGGCAAAAACCTTACCTATATATTTGTATGAAAGAGCTTTTGTAGGCATACCTGAACTTGGAGTTGCTGCCGCCATATCTACAGTCCTTTTCATTGTGATGATGGTTTTAATAACCATTTACGTAAGGAGAGTGTTAAAATGGTAG
- a CDS encoding MurR/RpiR family transcriptional regulator, with the protein MVISKIKGLFNSLTDTEKKAAQYIIERPGDVIHYSITELSNWAGTSETTVYRLLKKAGYSGYQRFKIDLARELSMPIPETKEVKDIFDTVFNKVIKSLSDIQTELDRTKIDKVSDIIIRSKKLLFYAVGRSFPIALDASLKFAALGFSSVAYSDPHMQVIVASNLEKEDVVVAISHSGVIRDTYKSAQVAKEAGAFTIGITSGVNSPLSKIVNLVLYTSAGEPNDSEFTAIRIGEMFMVELLYNAVVSKIQIGTKESNVVQAMKTKRFS; encoded by the coding sequence ATGGTTATTTCTAAGATAAAAGGTTTATTTAACTCTTTAACCGATACTGAAAAAAAAGCCGCACAATACATTATAGAACGTCCGGGAGACGTTATTCATTATAGTATAACAGAACTTTCAAATTGGGCAGGAACAAGCGAAACTACTGTATACAGGCTTTTAAAAAAAGCAGGTTATTCAGGTTATCAAAGGTTTAAAATAGATTTAGCAAGAGAGTTAAGTATGCCTATTCCTGAAACAAAAGAAGTAAAAGATATTTTTGATACTGTTTTCAACAAAGTTATTAAATCTCTTAGTGATATACAGACAGAGTTGGATAGAACAAAAATTGATAAAGTTTCTGATATTATTATTAGAAGTAAAAAGCTATTGTTTTATGCAGTAGGAAGATCTTTTCCAATTGCCTTGGATGCATCTTTAAAATTCGCAGCTTTAGGATTTTCCTCTGTAGCCTATTCTGATCCACATATGCAAGTTATTGTAGCTTCAAACTTGGAAAAAGAAGATGTTGTTGTTGCCATAAGTCATTCAGGTGTAATTAGAGATACGTACAAATCTGCTCAAGTAGCCAAGGAAGCCGGTGCTTTCACAATAGGTATCACTTCTGGTGTGAATTCTCCTTTGTCTAAAATTGTTAATTTGGTTTTGTATACGTCTGCGGGCGAACCAAACGATAGTGAATTCACCGCAATTAGAATCGGAGAGATGTTTATGGTTGAATTGTTATATAATGCAGTTGTTTCAAAAATACAAATAGGGACAAAAGAAAGTAACGTGGTACAGGCAATGAAAACTAAAAGATTCTCATAA
- a CDS encoding carbohydrate ABC transporter permease gives MVVRKKSFIKTFFFWFFIVIVVIFVAYPFAYMVSVSFRYDSDAFDSHLIPRNPTLTQYAQLLGLQESIRQQMSQEEQQLMKLLEGLPEEQRQQVLNNIMAERKKESFPFLRWFGNSLLVAGLSALTSVIIGIFGAYSFSRIWYPGRDLVQRGVLLVYLVGGVILSVPLYAMFVRLGLTNSAGTSLFSLYIIYIIQTLPVSLYMLGNYFRTIPESIEEAALIDGSTRIGTIMRIIIPLSMPAIVTVFIYAFMIGWNEYLFASIFIRPYPSAYTLPVGLREIFFSEHAVWAKMMAASVLTAVPVIILFMGVEKYLTAGLTAGGVKE, from the coding sequence ATGGTAGTAAGAAAAAAATCTTTTATAAAAACGTTTTTCTTTTGGTTTTTTATCGTGATTGTGGTAATTTTTGTTGCTTATCCTTTTGCTTATATGGTTTCTGTTTCTTTTAGATACGATTCTGATGCTTTTGATTCACATTTGATACCCAGAAATCCCACTTTAACGCAGTATGCACAACTATTGGGATTACAAGAATCCATACGACAACAGATGAGTCAGGAAGAGCAACAACTGATGAAACTTTTAGAAGGGTTACCTGAAGAGCAAAGACAACAAGTATTAAATAATATTATGGCTGAAAGAAAAAAAGAATCTTTTCCTTTCTTGAGATGGTTTGGAAATAGTTTGTTGGTTGCAGGATTGAGTGCTTTAACAAGTGTAATAATAGGAATATTTGGAGCATACTCCTTTAGTAGAATATGGTATCCCGGACGTGATCTTGTTCAAAGAGGAGTGCTTTTAGTTTACCTTGTGGGTGGAGTCATTCTTTCAGTACCTTTGTATGCAATGTTTGTTAGGTTAGGATTGACTAATTCTGCAGGAACATCTTTGTTCTCTTTGTATATAATTTATATTATTCAAACACTTCCAGTTTCTTTATACATGCTTGGAAATTATTTTAGAACCATTCCTGAGTCTATTGAAGAGGCAGCCTTAATTGATGGAAGTACCAGAATTGGAACAATAATGAGAATAATAATACCTCTTTCTATGCCAGCTATAGTTACAGTCTTTATATATGCGTTTATGATAGGATGGAATGAATATTTATTTGCATCAATCTTTATCAGACCTTATCCAAGTGCTTATACTTTACCTGTTGGATTGAGAGAAATATTCTTCTCTGAGCATGCCGTTTGGGCAAAGATGATGGCTGCTTCCGTTTTAACTGCCGTACCTGTTATAATATTATTTATGGGTGTTGAGAAATATCTTACCGCTGGATTGACTGCGGGTGGAGTTAAAGAATGA